One genomic window of Leptospira paudalimensis includes the following:
- a CDS encoding DsbA family protein has translation MENNFKSWMASPISKIFIGTNFVFAVLFLVSVPSFVKEYITQDAVSIGGKKYDLSDVKDSSPIAYSKFQSEYKALLKNTFGEFAQDKLFELVAKDKNIKPSEVLNEGLVLREPSEEEILNVYMSNKAQLGGKSLAETKEKIVGFLKSQQEQEHSRNKYREIITKYPVDFLIKEPEAIRVTVDEKNNPSMGPKDAKITVIEFSDFECPFCKRSQDVNRQLREKYKGQIRWVFRDFPLPFHQDAMYAHMAANCSIDEGKYWDVFNVLFDNSGNLSKSNVDSLVLKTGLSKDKYQACMKDQSKLKTEIDADIQDGQKVGVSGTPAFFINGIFVSGALPFENFDEIIQKELKQ, from the coding sequence ATGGAAAATAATTTTAAATCGTGGATGGCTTCGCCCATCTCTAAAATCTTCATAGGGACCAATTTTGTCTTTGCCGTGCTTTTTTTAGTCAGTGTTCCTTCTTTTGTGAAAGAATACATCACCCAGGATGCAGTGAGCATCGGTGGAAAAAAATACGACCTGAGTGACGTGAAAGACTCTTCACCGATTGCTTATTCCAAATTCCAATCTGAATACAAGGCACTTCTCAAAAATACCTTTGGTGAATTTGCTCAGGACAAATTATTCGAATTAGTTGCAAAAGATAAAAACATCAAACCTTCTGAAGTTTTAAATGAAGGTCTGGTTTTGAGAGAACCTTCGGAAGAAGAAATCTTAAACGTTTATATGTCTAACAAAGCACAGTTAGGTGGAAAATCTCTCGCTGAAACAAAAGAGAAAATTGTTGGATTTTTAAAAAGCCAACAAGAACAAGAACATAGCAGAAACAAATACCGTGAGATCATCACAAAATACCCAGTTGATTTTTTGATCAAAGAACCGGAAGCAATCCGAGTGACTGTGGATGAAAAAAACAATCCAAGTATGGGACCAAAAGATGCAAAGATTACAGTTATTGAATTTTCTGACTTTGAATGCCCATTCTGTAAACGAAGCCAAGATGTAAACCGCCAACTCCGAGAAAAATATAAGGGGCAAATCCGTTGGGTATTCCGCGATTTCCCTCTCCCATTCCACCAAGACGCAATGTATGCGCATATGGCAGCAAACTGTTCCATCGATGAAGGTAAGTATTGGGATGTTTTTAATGTCTTATTTGATAACAGTGGTAATTTGAGTAAGTCAAATGTAGATTCATTGGTATTAAAAACAGGTTTGTCTAAAGACAAATACCAAGCTTGTATGAAAGACCAATCAAAGTTAAAAACTGAAATCGATGCTGATATCCAAGACGGACAAAAAGTAGGAGTCAGTGGAACACCTGCATTTTTTATCAATGGGATCTTTGTCTCGGGTGCCTTACCTTTTGAAAACTTCGATGAGATCATCCAAAAAGAACTGAAACAATAA
- the thrB gene encoding homoserine kinase has protein sequence MVRLPKIQIKVPGTSANLGPGFDLMGLALDIHNEFEFQFSKEITETKTELKNGKTLPFSKKEDLVLSSYLSYFSKFAKDLTPPPYHCKMTLALPLKGGLGSSASAIVAGLCLAKEVHKRLSPESLPTEQEFTQYLAEFEGHPDNTLPAYLGGFVFAYSTFGETLRYFRKKFPSSVSIFVLTPEYSVSTEESRKTLPKSYVTSDVIFNLSRIGAWMHFLDKRKFGDLLVGLEDKMHTPYRIPNSSPLFPLADTLKQEGIGYCLSGSGPSLLIFLERKALKSKLNELESKVSKIMKDSGITYQFRKVKPDGVGVRIKMK, from the coding sequence ATGGTTCGCCTTCCTAAGATACAGATCAAAGTGCCAGGGACTTCTGCCAATTTAGGTCCTGGGTTTGACCTCATGGGCCTTGCCCTTGACATCCATAATGAATTTGAATTCCAATTTTCAAAAGAAATTACAGAAACCAAAACAGAATTAAAAAATGGAAAAACCTTACCTTTCTCCAAAAAAGAAGATTTGGTTTTGTCTTCCTATTTGTCATATTTTTCGAAATTTGCAAAGGATCTCACACCTCCACCTTATCATTGTAAAATGACATTGGCTTTGCCTTTAAAAGGTGGGCTTGGGTCTAGTGCATCTGCGATTGTTGCTGGACTCTGTTTAGCAAAAGAAGTCCACAAAAGGTTAAGTCCCGAATCTTTGCCAACAGAACAAGAGTTCACTCAATACTTAGCAGAATTTGAAGGTCATCCTGATAATACACTCCCTGCCTACCTTGGTGGATTTGTTTTCGCTTACTCTACATTTGGTGAGACATTAAGGTACTTTCGAAAAAAGTTTCCATCATCTGTTTCCATTTTTGTCCTTACCCCAGAGTATTCTGTTTCTACAGAAGAATCGAGAAAAACTCTGCCAAAGTCCTATGTGACTTCAGATGTGATATTTAACCTTTCGCGAATTGGGGCATGGATGCATTTCCTAGATAAACGTAAGTTTGGTGATCTGCTAGTTGGTTTGGAAGACAAAATGCACACTCCCTACCGAATTCCAAACTCATCTCCACTTTTTCCTTTAGCAGATACTTTAAAACAAGAAGGGATCGGGTATTGTCTCTCTGGATCTGGTCCAAGTTTACTGATCTTTTTAGAACGAAAGGCCTTAAAATCAAAATTAAACGAATTGGAATCAAAAGTTTCAAAGATCATGAAAGATTCTGGAATCACGTATCAATTTCGGAAGGTAAAACCTGATGGAGTAGGCGTACGAATCAAAATGAAATGA
- a CDS encoding phytoene desaturase family protein, with the protein MENEWDVIVLGSGLGGLTAALSFANKGKRVLVLEKSISPGGSASSFWKNGYLFESGATTLVGFEPGLPMDRLTKEFGIQFPIQPIERSMVVHLGGKTIERYKDRTLWINEAKRVFGGGFRMVLFWKLCFFLSDQLWSLSARYKWFPFQNLREVFVSLKNFRPYDVIVFLFSLVSVSFVQKLFWLHKNEEWKQFLDEQLLITNQSVSNKAPFAMAAAGLTYPNLQNYIVTGGMLELSQTVIKRIRALGGEFLPKQEVIHLTKKVYENPSDYSNKETLGESPSFPSNPNTIWEVKTKNRENSIFSAPILVSNLPIWNLVTITESLPKLKTKAKQMENGIWGAFTMGIAIQVGSQEHSHQEECLHHQIHLEVSLPHGGGRSVFVSISHPEDKLRSKEGIRILSVSTHLEYPENWKRDKDYQIRKKEIESMILSALEKNFDWFKLPNILFYHSATPVTWQTWTGRKWGRVGGIPSFYFFNPFRMVSNRSEDPTLLLTGDTVYPGQGIPAVVLGGLNAVEQFESRKFG; encoded by the coding sequence ATGGAAAATGAATGGGATGTGATTGTCCTTGGCTCTGGACTTGGTGGGCTCACTGCTGCCTTATCGTTTGCAAATAAAGGCAAACGAGTTCTCGTGCTCGAGAAGAGTATCTCTCCTGGAGGTTCTGCCTCTAGTTTTTGGAAAAATGGATATTTGTTCGAATCTGGAGCTACAACCCTTGTTGGTTTTGAACCAGGACTTCCCATGGACCGACTCACAAAAGAATTTGGAATCCAATTCCCAATCCAACCCATAGAAAGGTCAATGGTAGTTCACCTTGGTGGAAAAACCATTGAAAGATATAAAGATAGAACTCTATGGATAAATGAAGCCAAGCGTGTGTTTGGTGGTGGATTTCGTATGGTTTTGTTTTGGAAGCTGTGTTTTTTTCTTTCGGATCAACTTTGGAGTTTGTCGGCAAGATATAAATGGTTTCCGTTTCAAAACCTTCGCGAGGTTTTTGTCAGTTTAAAAAACTTTCGACCTTATGATGTGATTGTTTTTCTGTTTTCGCTTGTTTCAGTAAGTTTTGTACAAAAGTTATTTTGGTTACACAAAAATGAGGAGTGGAAACAGTTTTTGGATGAACAACTTCTTATCACAAATCAATCCGTTTCAAACAAAGCACCTTTTGCCATGGCAGCAGCTGGACTCACGTATCCGAACTTACAAAATTATATAGTGACTGGTGGCATGTTGGAACTTTCCCAAACTGTCATCAAACGAATACGTGCATTAGGCGGAGAGTTTCTTCCAAAGCAGGAAGTGATTCATTTAACCAAAAAGGTTTATGAAAACCCTTCAGATTATTCCAATAAAGAAACGTTAGGTGAATCTCCCTCCTTTCCATCGAATCCTAACACGATTTGGGAAGTGAAAACAAAAAATAGAGAAAATTCTATTTTTTCTGCACCTATCCTTGTATCAAACCTTCCGATATGGAACTTAGTCACAATCACTGAAAGTCTACCAAAATTAAAAACGAAGGCCAAACAAATGGAAAATGGGATATGGGGAGCCTTTACCATGGGAATTGCCATCCAAGTAGGTTCTCAGGAACATTCTCATCAAGAGGAATGCCTCCACCACCAAATTCATTTGGAAGTCTCACTTCCCCACGGAGGAGGGCGATCAGTATTCGTATCCATTTCACACCCAGAAGACAAACTCCGATCCAAAGAAGGAATCCGGATCTTATCGGTTTCAACTCATCTAGAATATCCTGAGAATTGGAAACGCGACAAAGACTACCAGATTCGGAAAAAAGAAATCGAATCCATGATTCTATCTGCTTTGGAAAAAAACTTTGATTGGTTCAAACTTCCGAATATCTTGTTTTACCATTCTGCAACACCTGTTACTTGGCAAACTTGGACGGGACGCAAATGGGGACGTGTCGGAGGAATCCCTTCCTTTTATTTTTTTAATCCGTTTCGAATGGTATCCAATCGTTCAGAAGATCCAACACTTTTACTGACAGGTGACACAGTGTATCCAGGTCAGGGGATTCCAGCAGTTGTACTTGGTGGGCTCAATGCCGTGGAACAATTTGAATCCCGAAAGTTCGGTTGA
- a CDS encoding acyl-CoA dehydrogenase family protein produces the protein MSILTTKKSSYDLFNPTEDHLALRQSVASFAERELDEQAKENDETESFNEMLFKRLGSELGIFGITVPEEDGGHGLDPLASVIIHEEMSRFDPGFTLSYLAHEVLFVNNFFYSSNASQRSRYLSKVITGEWIGGMGMTEPGAGTDVLGMATHAVKKGDRYVINGVKQYITNGSVGQVFVLYTKLDKNAKKMTSFVIESSYKGFSVGKKEEKMGMRSSPTTQLVFEDMEVPEENLLGDENGAITHMMRNLEIERVTLAAQSLGIARRCVDIMCDYTVRHREAFGKKLMEFGQIQRLVAESYADYQAARALVYQVASELGPDVRNSLGAASAKLVATQMAERVSRNAIQVLGGYGYCREYPVERLHRDAILLSIGGGTNEAMQKNIASDLKKLWSE, from the coding sequence ATGAGCATTCTTACGACCAAAAAATCTTCTTATGATTTATTCAATCCAACAGAAGACCATTTAGCCCTACGACAATCCGTTGCATCTTTTGCAGAACGGGAACTAGACGAACAAGCGAAAGAGAATGATGAAACGGAATCGTTTAATGAGATGTTATTCAAACGACTTGGTTCCGAACTTGGAATTTTTGGAATCACTGTGCCAGAAGAAGACGGTGGGCATGGACTAGATCCACTTGCTTCTGTCATCATCCACGAAGAGATGAGTCGTTTTGATCCAGGATTTACTCTTTCTTATTTAGCTCATGAAGTTCTATTTGTGAACAATTTCTTTTATAGTTCCAATGCCTCACAACGTAGCCGTTACCTCAGTAAAGTCATCACTGGAGAATGGATCGGTGGAATGGGTATGACAGAACCAGGTGCTGGAACTGATGTCCTCGGAATGGCAACCCATGCTGTCAAAAAGGGTGATCGTTACGTCATCAACGGTGTAAAACAATACATCACAAATGGTTCCGTTGGCCAAGTTTTTGTTCTGTACACAAAGTTAGATAAAAATGCAAAAAAAATGACTTCATTTGTGATTGAATCGTCTTACAAAGGTTTTTCGGTCGGTAAAAAAGAAGAAAAAATGGGAATGCGTTCTTCTCCTACAACTCAACTTGTTTTTGAAGATATGGAAGTACCAGAAGAAAATCTCCTTGGAGATGAGAATGGTGCCATCACACATATGATGCGTAATTTGGAAATCGAAAGGGTGACTCTCGCGGCACAATCGCTAGGGATTGCTCGTCGTTGTGTGGACATCATGTGTGATTATACAGTTCGACATCGAGAAGCTTTTGGAAAAAAACTCATGGAGTTTGGACAAATCCAAAGGTTAGTAGCAGAGTCTTATGCAGATTACCAAGCAGCGAGAGCTCTTGTTTACCAAGTGGCAAGTGAGCTTGGACCAGATGTTCGTAATTCTCTTGGTGCCGCGTCTGCAAAACTCGTTGCAACTCAAATGGCAGAACGAGTTTCAAGAAACGCCATACAAGTACTAGGTGGATATGGTTATTGCCGAGAATACCCAGTAGAAAGACTCCACAGGGATGCAATCCTTCTTAGCATTGGTGGTGGTACGAATGAAGCCATGCAAAAGAACATAGCAAGTGATCTCAAAAAACTTTGGTCGGAGTGA
- a CDS encoding HD-GYP domain-containing protein — MSTNDTNIVPREKLAKFELTEESLNSFRKNQNIPLDLYNKDGQILIHKKRNPTEADFGKLLKFEMQGVYFLISELKKSKPNGADKPFLEPGRTTKLFDIEKTARFAKQSQALIEDLRKTSFSSDQAVFVQNSVNELLTDFTSNPDFELGIFNILEILSVAGVSVESELMTKRTVVAMGMKVRTRKIVNEGKEESNKKDHLSLMMASYLMDVGYSRLEVKQTPKLTKEEYAVVQQHPIISYLMTLPAPEVESHVRTLILNHHRPYRGNGVNNNFPDPRSLFTKLMSVRDKYNREVGKERITQDIELQLHLQENNVTTSSFEEDIAILSLASEYASLTSNQPWRPAFKSSTALKMILNDSFFSYSNKNIRHLLDYVGSSLTNNENIINFGDFVITASVDSEKRAHFDICLVLDVGRYQTRPKLQRICSINPVFQKGIKFKIADFDLKSIKIDRRKAIMDLALQAGTTRVIYIIDPELNPALHEAVYKLNLNT; from the coding sequence ATGAGCACAAATGATACAAATATAGTACCCAGAGAAAAGCTCGCAAAATTTGAGTTAACCGAAGAATCTTTAAATAGTTTTCGGAAAAACCAAAACATCCCACTTGACTTATACAATAAAGATGGACAAATTTTAATTCATAAAAAAAGAAACCCAACAGAAGCAGACTTTGGTAAACTTTTAAAGTTTGAAATGCAAGGAGTTTACTTCTTAATTTCCGAATTAAAAAAATCAAAACCTAATGGTGCCGATAAACCTTTCTTAGAACCAGGCCGAACTACAAAACTATTCGATATCGAAAAAACCGCTCGCTTCGCCAAACAATCGCAGGCGTTAATTGAAGATTTACGCAAAACATCCTTTTCCTCTGACCAAGCAGTGTTTGTACAAAACTCTGTAAATGAACTTCTCACCGATTTTACTAGTAATCCCGATTTTGAATTGGGAATTTTTAATATCTTAGAGATCTTGAGTGTAGCAGGTGTTTCCGTTGAGTCAGAGCTTATGACCAAACGTACAGTTGTTGCCATGGGAATGAAAGTTCGTACACGAAAAATTGTTAACGAAGGGAAAGAAGAATCAAATAAAAAAGACCACTTAAGCCTTATGATGGCAAGTTATTTAATGGATGTCGGGTATTCAAGGCTTGAAGTTAAACAAACTCCAAAACTCACAAAAGAAGAGTATGCGGTTGTCCAACAGCACCCCATCATTAGTTATTTAATGACCCTGCCTGCCCCAGAAGTTGAATCCCATGTAAGAACTCTGATTTTAAACCATCACAGACCTTACAGGGGTAATGGAGTGAACAATAACTTCCCGGACCCAAGATCACTTTTCACCAAACTCATGTCAGTTCGAGATAAATACAACAGAGAAGTGGGAAAAGAAAGGATCACTCAAGATATCGAATTACAATTGCACTTGCAAGAAAACAATGTCACAACTTCCAGTTTTGAAGAAGACATTGCGATTTTGTCACTCGCAAGCGAATATGCATCCCTAACTTCTAACCAACCTTGGAGACCTGCTTTTAAATCTTCTACTGCACTCAAGATGATTCTAAACGATTCGTTTTTTTCCTATAGCAACAAAAACATTCGCCACCTCCTTGATTATGTAGGAAGTTCTCTCACCAATAACGAAAATATCATTAACTTTGGTGACTTTGTGATCACAGCTTCTGTGGATTCAGAAAAACGTGCTCACTTTGATATCTGCCTTGTTTTGGATGTAGGCAGATACCAAACAAGACCCAAACTCCAAAGGATTTGTAGCATAAATCCTGTTTTCCAAAAAGGGATTAAATTTAAAATTGCAGACTTTGATTTAAAGAGCATAAAAATTGATCGTAGAAAAGCAATTATGGATTTAGCACTACAGGCTGGAACCACACGTGTGATTTATATCATTGATCCAGAATTAAATCCCGCCTTACACGAAGCAGTTTATAAATTAAATTTAAATACTTAA
- a CDS encoding adenylate/guanylate cyclase domain-containing protein: protein MFRSIRNAIYSVYCIRDQFPKYMSELLLEEEEMGALFAVRFRYVIGFALIASAFANLSNIDTIWGYLVNFIAISIYFMNTFVHLHILKKKDSKWKTKYDYISLLVDNVLITMTILNWYWIKGDGNPNYLVKTPLVIFYLLPLSLCLFQYRFSLVVFSFVCFLISYYSFITAALLDPDAQISLDWTSYVLGDDIILLDALVSKPVIFLILVFAISYGIFRSLRMLLKFAASETQKTTLSRYFSPDLVSEIVSDPEVIGKGKRQKVTVLFSDIRGFTQFSELLDPEELSVFLTEFRRRMVRVIFQNKGSLDKFIGDAVMVTFGTPLPSDIPGEDVKNAVNAAYAMLNELKLWNEERKSQGQVEIKIGIGIHSGEVFCGSIGSEERMEYTVIGDTVNTASRIESACKEIGSPLLISEVVWEEIGKPSAWHKNEGVLLPGREQKINLYAYQNV from the coding sequence ATGTTCAGGTCCATTCGAAACGCCATTTATTCTGTATACTGTATCCGTGACCAATTTCCCAAGTATATGTCGGAACTACTCTTAGAAGAAGAAGAAATGGGAGCTTTGTTTGCAGTTCGATTTCGGTATGTCATTGGATTTGCCCTCATTGCTAGTGCTTTTGCCAACCTTAGTAATATAGATACCATATGGGGTTATTTGGTCAACTTCATTGCAATCAGTATCTATTTTATGAATACATTTGTACATTTGCATATTCTGAAAAAAAAAGATAGTAAGTGGAAAACTAAATATGACTACATTAGTTTGCTTGTAGACAATGTTTTGATTACAATGACCATCCTAAACTGGTATTGGATCAAAGGAGATGGAAATCCAAATTATTTGGTGAAAACTCCCCTTGTCATATTTTATTTGTTACCATTATCTTTGTGTTTGTTCCAATATCGATTTTCTTTGGTTGTGTTTTCCTTTGTTTGTTTTCTCATTAGTTATTATTCCTTTATCACTGCGGCTTTGTTAGATCCTGATGCACAAATTAGTTTGGATTGGACAAGTTATGTGTTAGGTGATGATATTATCCTTCTGGATGCGCTTGTTTCCAAACCTGTGATTTTTTTGATTTTGGTATTTGCCATATCATATGGAATTTTTCGTAGTCTCAGGATGTTGTTGAAGTTTGCTGCATCCGAAACTCAAAAAACAACTCTATCAAGATACTTTTCTCCTGATTTGGTATCCGAGATCGTTTCCGACCCTGAGGTCATTGGCAAAGGAAAACGCCAAAAGGTGACTGTTCTATTTAGTGACATTCGAGGGTTTACTCAGTTTTCCGAACTTTTGGATCCTGAAGAATTATCTGTATTTCTTACCGAATTTCGTCGGCGAATGGTTCGTGTCATTTTTCAAAACAAAGGTAGTTTGGATAAATTCATTGGAGATGCTGTCATGGTTACCTTTGGAACCCCACTCCCTTCCGATATCCCAGGCGAAGATGTTAAAAATGCTGTAAATGCCGCATATGCAATGTTAAATGAGTTAAAACTTTGGAATGAAGAAAGAAAATCCCAAGGCCAAGTCGAGATAAAAATCGGGATCGGAATTCATTCTGGAGAAGTGTTTTGTGGGAGCATTGGGTCAGAAGAAAGAATGGAATACACAGTCATTGGTGATACTGTCAATACAGCATCAAGGATCGAGTCGGCGTGTAAAGAAATAGGTTCTCCACTTCTCATTTCTGAAGTAGTATGGGAAGAAATAGGAAAACCATCTGCATGGCATAAAAATGAAGGTGTTTTACTCCCTGGTAGGGAACAAAAAATCAATCTGTATGCTTACCAAAATGTGTGA
- a CDS encoding prenyltransferase has protein sequence MFRNKKINRASKGLFTFSYLSFDIVFSVFANLIFFKHYFQTKLHLSLVLFYLTSVWVLYLSDHLWDAKKEIAPLSLRSQFYLQNQSRIQWAIGILCLSALVFGLVWEWEFLSQNQTYLFCFLIVLVLVVKQLSPVPKEILVSVFYTWGILLPFSNAKGFPLIAVSFFLHVLANVLQTYQIDRERDKIQNTNTLNLWLSPHLAKGLTILVFLSGFSFLCFGFGSQTIPFVFFLGMGLSYLWLGVTWYFFPKPSLQKLFSELSYLPMFLPSIIFFFSGLR, from the coding sequence ATGTTCCGAAACAAAAAGATAAATCGGGCATCTAAAGGTTTATTCACTTTTTCTTATCTGTCTTTTGATATCGTGTTTTCCGTTTTTGCGAATCTAATTTTTTTCAAACATTACTTCCAAACCAAACTTCACCTGAGCTTAGTTTTGTTTTATCTGACTTCTGTTTGGGTCTTGTATTTGTCAGACCACCTATGGGATGCCAAAAAAGAAATTGCCCCACTCTCACTTCGTTCCCAATTTTATTTGCAGAACCAATCCAGAATCCAATGGGCTATCGGGATTTTATGTTTATCGGCTCTCGTATTTGGTTTAGTTTGGGAATGGGAATTTCTAAGCCAGAACCAAACCTATCTCTTCTGTTTTCTGATTGTCCTTGTCCTTGTTGTAAAACAACTCTCTCCCGTTCCCAAGGAAATTTTGGTGTCTGTTTTTTATACATGGGGGATCCTCCTTCCGTTCTCAAATGCGAAAGGATTCCCTTTGATCGCTGTCAGTTTTTTCCTCCATGTACTCGCCAATGTCTTACAGACCTACCAAATTGACAGAGAAAGGGACAAAATCCAAAATACGAACACACTGAACCTTTGGCTTTCTCCACACTTGGCAAAAGGGTTAACAATATTGGTTTTCCTCTCGGGGTTTAGCTTCCTTTGTTTTGGTTTTGGTTCCCAAACGATTCCATTTGTTTTTTTCTTGGGGATGGGGCTTTCCTACCTATGGCTCGGGGTTACTTGGTATTTCTTCCCAAAACCATCCTTGCAAAAGTTGTTTTCCGAACTTTCCTACTTGCCGATGTTTTTGCCTTCGATCATTTTTTTCTTCTCTGGACTCCGCTAA
- a CDS encoding LIC10362 family protein: MLFLFLHIFLFLLLSSLYWFRFRSQVESPKGNLLIEIQNAGKHWKETPHLVLVLAFILFLLLPLVIGFQFYLRSDANVLVVIVWIIWAYNWSKYSFFRE; this comes from the coding sequence ATGTTATTTCTCTTTTTGCATATTTTCCTCTTTTTACTCCTTAGCTCACTCTACTGGTTCCGCTTTCGCTCCCAGGTGGAGAGCCCCAAGGGAAACCTTCTCATTGAAATCCAAAACGCTGGTAAACACTGGAAAGAGACTCCCCACCTAGTACTCGTACTCGCTTTTATCCTTTTCCTCCTCCTTCCCTTGGTCATTGGTTTTCAATTTTACCTCAGGTCCGATGCGAATGTCCTCGTTGTCATTGTTTGGATCATTTGGGCTTATAATTGGAGCAAATACAGCTTCTTCCGAGAATAA
- a CDS encoding electron transfer flavoprotein subunit beta/FixA family protein, whose amino-acid sequence MKIVVLVKQVPDTETNIKVGDKSINEAGVKWIISPYDEFAIEEGIRIREKSGGEVIAVSLGPDRVVEALRTAYAMGVDRAVHVKVDDYVTFDSTYTSELLANFIKAENADVVIGGRQSIDTDSSQVVVQIAERLNVPHVAMALKLEFDGKKVTATREIEGGTEVVETSAPLAVTAQKGLNEPRYPSLKGIMSAKKKPVDVKKPEELGATGSKLEVVSLEPPPPRIAGRKLEAADAQGFASQLVKALREEAKVI is encoded by the coding sequence ATGAAAATTGTTGTTCTAGTAAAGCAGGTTCCGGATACGGAAACCAATATCAAGGTCGGTGACAAATCGATCAACGAAGCTGGCGTAAAATGGATCATCTCTCCTTATGATGAATTTGCAATCGAAGAGGGAATCAGAATTCGAGAAAAAAGCGGTGGAGAAGTCATCGCAGTGTCCCTCGGCCCGGACCGTGTCGTAGAAGCACTTCGCACTGCCTACGCTATGGGTGTGGACAGAGCCGTTCATGTAAAAGTGGATGACTATGTAACTTTTGACTCTACATACACTTCCGAACTTCTTGCCAATTTCATCAAAGCAGAAAATGCAGATGTAGTGATTGGTGGTCGTCAATCCATCGATACTGACAGCTCACAAGTTGTCGTACAAATTGCAGAGAGATTGAATGTTCCTCACGTAGCAATGGCTCTCAAACTCGAGTTTGATGGCAAAAAAGTAACAGCAACTCGCGAAATCGAAGGTGGAACTGAAGTGGTTGAAACTTCTGCTCCTCTTGCCGTGACTGCGCAAAAAGGTTTGAACGAACCAAGATACCCAAGTTTAAAAGGAATCATGTCTGCTAAGAAAAAACCAGTCGATGTGAAAAAACCAGAAGAACTCGGTGCTACTGGTTCCAAACTCGAAGTTGTTTCTCTTGAACCACCTCCTCCACGTATCGCTGGTCGAAAACTGGAAGCAGCAGATGCACAAGGTTTTGCATCTCAACTTGTAAAAGCTCTTCGCGAAGAAGCGAAGGTCATCTAA
- a CDS encoding electron transfer flavoprotein subunit alpha/FixB family protein → MADVLVVGELKNGELKKISKELTSAARKIADAIGGKVHTLIITDNVDAFAGDLKAVGADAVIGANLGEFSPEGYANGIFAVIQEKKPAVVLMPHSAQGKEYSARVAIKANAGIVADAVGLSVDGGKVVAKKPIYSGKAYANFKVSSDIQMFTVRANSQEVTPKEGAGAVEKSGASAGEVRTKSLSKDLSGGNKVQLADASIIVSGGRGIKGPENWPIIQDLADTLGAALGASRATVDAGWISHSHQVGQTGKTVSPNCYIACGISGAIQHLAGMGSSKYIVAINKDGDAPIFKVATYGVVADLFEVVPALTSEFKKVLG, encoded by the coding sequence ATGGCTGATGTTTTAGTAGTTGGTGAATTAAAAAACGGCGAACTTAAAAAAATCTCAAAAGAACTTACCTCTGCAGCTCGCAAAATTGCGGATGCAATTGGTGGTAAAGTTCACACTCTTATCATCACTGACAACGTTGACGCGTTTGCAGGTGATTTGAAAGCAGTTGGTGCTGATGCTGTGATCGGTGCAAACCTTGGTGAATTTTCACCAGAAGGTTATGCAAACGGTATTTTTGCCGTGATCCAAGAGAAAAAACCAGCAGTGGTTCTTATGCCACACTCTGCTCAAGGAAAAGAATACTCTGCAAGAGTTGCGATCAAAGCAAATGCTGGAATCGTAGCAGATGCAGTGGGTCTTTCTGTTGACGGTGGTAAAGTGGTAGCAAAAAAACCAATTTACTCTGGTAAAGCGTATGCGAACTTCAAAGTGTCTTCTGACATCCAAATGTTCACTGTGCGTGCCAACTCACAAGAAGTAACTCCAAAAGAAGGAGCAGGTGCGGTTGAAAAATCTGGCGCTTCTGCTGGTGAAGTGAGAACAAAGTCACTTTCCAAAGACCTTTCTGGTGGAAACAAAGTGCAGTTAGCTGATGCTTCTATCATCGTATCTGGCGGACGCGGAATCAAAGGTCCAGAAAACTGGCCTATCATCCAAGACTTAGCAGACACACTCGGTGCAGCACTTGGTGCTTCTCGTGCCACTGTGGATGCGGGATGGATTTCTCACTCACACCAAGTAGGACAAACAGGAAAAACTGTCTCCCCTAACTGTTACATCGCTTGCGGAATTTCCGGAGCCATCCAACACTTAGCGGGTATGGGTTCTTCTAAATACATCGTTGCAATCAACAAAGACGGAGATGCTCCGATCTTCAAAGTTGCAACGTATGGTGTTGTCGCTGATTTGTTTGAAGTAGTGCCTGCACTTACTTCTGAATTCAAAAAAGTATTGGGTTAA